In Pseudoroseomonas cervicalis, the DNA window GTTCGACATCAGGTTGCAGAGGATCTGCATCAGCCGGTTGGCGTCGCCATGGATCGGCGCCGGCACCAGGTCGCCATCCAGCTTCAGCTGGATGCCGAAGCTCGCCGCATAGCCCTCATTCGCCTCCAGCGAGCGCTGCAGGATGGTGGTGAGGTTCAGCTCCGTCCAGTCGAACTGGATGCGCCCGCTCTCGATCTTCTGCAGGTCGAGGATGTCGTTGACCAGCAGCACCAGCCGCTCGCTGTTGCTGAGCGCGATGCCGACCAGCCGCGCCGCCGCATCCGGGATGGTGCCGAGCTTGCCGGCGGAGACCAGGCTCAGCGCGCCGCGGATCGAGGTCAGCGGCGTGCGCAGCTCATGGCTGACGGTGGAGATGAATTCGTCCTTGGTGCGCTCCGCCTCCTTGCGCTGGGTGATGTCGACCATGCTGCAGAGCAGAGCGATCTGGCCGCGCTCATGCACCGGGGTCAGGCTGCATTCGACGGCCACCAGCGTGCCGTCGGCGCGGCGCACCGGCAGCTCCTCCACCCGCGCCGGCAGCGCCGCGCCATCCTCCGCGGTGGCGGGCGCCTCCAGCTGGCGGGTGATCCAGGCCGGATCGGCCAGCAGCTCGCCCATCGGGCGGCCGCGCAGCTCGGCCTCGGCCAGGCCGAGCAGCTCCTGCGCCATGCGGTTGCAGGATTGCACCCGGCCCTCGCGGTCGAGGCCGAGAATCGCATAGGGCGAATGGTCGATGATGATACGGCGCTGCTCCGCCTCCGCCCCTAGCGCCTGCTGCGCGGCCTCGAGCGAGCGGGTGCGCTCGGCCACCTGCTGCTCCAGCCCGCGGCCGAGTGCGGCGAGCCGGCCCAGCATGCGGTCGAGGTCGCGCACCAGGTCGCCGATCTCGCCATGCCGCACCGCGGGCAGGGCGATGGCGGGCAGCGCCGCCTCGCCCTCGCCGGCGGCGACGCTGCGCACCGCCTGGCTGATCTGCGCGATGGGCCGGGTGACGCGCCGCGCCATCCAGCCGCAGAGCAGGATCACCGGCGCCAGGGTCAGCGCCAGCAGCCACAGCGTGGTGTCGCGCTGCTCGCGCAGCACCGCCTCGCCGCCGCCGGCATCGCTGACCACCTGCACCGCCAGGTCGAGGCCACGGAACGGCCCTTCCTCGGCCACCCGCAGGATGTGCTCCTGCCAGATCCTGGGCAGCCCGGCCTCGCCCAGCTGCGCCAGCCGCTGGCCGCCGGCCAGCAGGGTGATGGAGACGCTGCGCGGCGCCAGCAGCCCGCCACCCAGCAGCGGCTCGGGCAGGATGGCGGCGACCACGGCGCCCTCCACCCGGCCGCTGACCAGGCCGGTGACCGGCGTCACCAGCCAGAGCACGTCGCTGCCGGGCAGGCGCCGCGCGGTCTGGCCCTGCTCCAGCAGCCCCTCCAGCGCCAGGTGGGGGGGCAGCGGCTCGGGCTCGTCGCGGCTGGCCGCCAGCCGCGTGCCATCCTGCCCGTACAGGCCGAAGGCCGGGCCGATATGGTGCGCCTGGGCCAGGCTGCGGGTGCTGAGCTGCAGATAGGGGCCGGCGGCGGCGGCGTCCTGCATGCCGCTCTCCACCAGCGGCTCGCGCGCCACGCTGGAGAACAGCATGGCCAGCTCGGCCAGCTCGGCGCTGAGGCGGCGGGCGATGCCCGTGGCCTCATTCGCCAGATCGCGCTGCTGCGAGGCCTGCACGGCCATCTTCACATGCATGTAGCCGAGCATGGCCTGCAGCCCGATGCCGATGATGGCGATCAGCCCGGCGGCCAGGGCGACCTGGGTGGAGAAGCGGCGGAAGGGCCGGACGCGGCGGTTCCACCAGGTCACGGCGCTTCCCCCGGCCGGGTGGCGGAGGCGGGCGGCGTGGGCGGGCTCATTCCCCGCCCCCGTAATAGCCGGCCAGGCAGAACAGGTCGGGGGCGAAGCGCAGCACGTAGCTGACCTTCTCCTCGAAGCGGCCGCTTTCCGGGTTCAGCCAGACATAGCTGACCCAGCCCTCGTCCCGCTCCAGCACCAGCCGGCGCATCTCCAGCGCGAAGGCGAAGCCATGCGCGTCGCGCAGCGCGCTGGCCTGGCGGCCGACCGTGGCCGGGTTGGCGCCGAAGGCCAGGATCTGCAGGTCCATGGTGGCGCAGGCGATGTAGTTCTGCCGGTCGCCGAAGCGGCCCTCCGCCCGGGTGAAATCGGCCATCGCCCGCTCCCGGCCGACGGTGCGGTAATGCGCCAGCGCGTCCTGCAGCAGGGCCTGCACGCGCTGCCGCGCGGCGCGGTCCTGCGGCGAGACGGGCGCCACAGCCGCGCCCTGCGCCGGCCGTTCGGCCGCCGCCGCCTGCGGCAGGGCCAGCGCCGCCAGCACGGACAGGGCGGGCAGGAGGGCCCGTGGCGCGGCGGGCAGGAGGGACAGGAGGGCGGCGGGCCAGGCGGGGCGGGCGGTGGGGCGCATGCGGTCGACCTGCGGCAGGGGACGAGGCGTCCCGGACCGCGCCAGTCTTGCCGAGGAAAGTGAGCAAGCGGTGAAGCGGCGACGCCCGTCGCTGCATCGCCGCAACCACCGGGCCGCGCCGCCGCCCGGCCGCCCGGGGCGGCGGCGGCGCGTGGTTCAGACCGGGGCGGGCGGGCTGATGGCGGCGTAGGCGCCCAGCACGACGATGGCCAGCGCCGCCAGCAGCAGCGGCACCGCCCAGTATTCCATGCGGATGAAGAAGAGGTCGTGCCGCGGCCGCAGCCGGATGCGCTCGCCGGTCTGCGCGTCGATCAGCTCGCGCCCCGGCGCGCCGTTCAGTTTGCGGCCCGACCACCAGACCAGCCAGGCCGACAGCAGCAGCCCGCCGGCCATGCAGGCCAGGGTGGCCGTGGTCGAGCGCGGCAGCACCAGATCCTGCACCGCGATCGCG includes these proteins:
- a CDS encoding ATP-binding protein codes for the protein MTWWNRRVRPFRRFSTQVALAAGLIAIIGIGLQAMLGYMHVKMAVQASQQRDLANEATGIARRLSAELAELAMLFSSVAREPLVESGMQDAAAAGPYLQLSTRSLAQAHHIGPAFGLYGQDGTRLAASRDEPEPLPPHLALEGLLEQGQTARRLPGSDVLWLVTPVTGLVSGRVEGAVVAAILPEPLLGGGLLAPRSVSITLLAGGQRLAQLGEAGLPRIWQEHILRVAEEGPFRGLDLAVQVVSDAGGGEAVLREQRDTTLWLLALTLAPVILLCGWMARRVTRPIAQISQAVRSVAAGEGEAALPAIALPAVRHGEIGDLVRDLDRMLGRLAALGRGLEQQVAERTRSLEAAQQALGAEAEQRRIIIDHSPYAILGLDREGRVQSCNRMAQELLGLAEAELRGRPMGELLADPAWITRQLEAPATAEDGAALPARVEELPVRRADGTLVAVECSLTPVHERGQIALLCSMVDITQRKEAERTKDEFISTVSHELRTPLTSIRGALSLVSAGKLGTIPDAAARLVGIALSNSERLVLLVNDILDLQKIESGRIQFDWTELNLTTILQRSLEANEGYAASFGIQLKLDGDLVPAPIHGDANRLMQILCNLMSNAIKFSPVGQSVELHLSLLEEEGLARIAVADRGPGIPAEFRSRIFSRFAQADGSDRRAKGGTGLGLAITKALVEHHAGSIGFAAREGGGTVFTITLPLLRPRVPQPVPVLRQGEMPRALHVDDDRDLCHVVASLLAPQVVLRSAHGMEEAQRLLAEEHFDILIIDVNLPDGNGLALSGRAGAGPRPYAIVFTRDDRPAQVPVADEWIVKDRNGAELLLQAVKQRIRRMREARSDAA
- a CDS encoding cache domain-containing protein, whose amino-acid sequence is MRPTARPAWPAALLSLLPAAPRALLPALSVLAALALPQAAAAERPAQGAAVAPVSPQDRAARQRVQALLQDALAHYRTVGRERAMADFTRAEGRFGDRQNYIACATMDLQILAFGANPATVGRQASALRDAHGFAFALEMRRLVLERDEGWVSYVWLNPESGRFEEKVSYVLRFAPDLFCLAGYYGGGE